Proteins from one Mucilaginibacter jinjuensis genomic window:
- a CDS encoding SDR family oxidoreductase has translation MKNSTVKTAIVTGASRGIGKAIAIKLAANGYQVVVNYANSEAEAQRVVAQIEQAGGIAIAVQADVSKIQQFENLFDMAEKTYGPVDVLINNAGVSKLSPIADSDDDLFDYLFNINVRGTVNGLKLAAKRLSQGGRIVNFSSTAVATSTPGMGLYVGTKAAVEAITKVFVKELRGRQITVNMIAPGLIQSEMFFEGKTAAQIAQMEKLSPLERFGSVDEVADAVAYLVSEDAGWVNGLLIRVNGGVA, from the coding sequence ATGAAAAATTCGACAGTAAAAACCGCCATTGTAACCGGCGCATCAAGGGGTATAGGCAAAGCTATCGCCATAAAACTGGCAGCAAATGGCTACCAGGTAGTTGTTAATTATGCCAATAGCGAAGCCGAGGCACAGCGGGTTGTAGCGCAAATTGAACAAGCCGGAGGCATAGCCATTGCTGTACAAGCTGATGTATCAAAAATTCAGCAATTTGAGAATCTCTTCGATATGGCCGAAAAGACCTATGGCCCGGTTGATGTGCTCATCAATAATGCAGGTGTGTCTAAATTAAGCCCGATTGCTGATAGCGATGATGATTTGTTCGACTATCTCTTCAATATCAACGTTCGCGGCACGGTTAACGGGTTAAAACTCGCTGCGAAAAGATTAAGCCAGGGAGGTCGTATCGTTAATTTTTCGAGCACCGCTGTCGCTACATCAACACCAGGTATGGGGCTATATGTAGGTACAAAAGCTGCGGTTGAAGCTATTACCAAAGTATTTGTGAAAGAATTACGGGGCCGGCAAATCACTGTAAATATGATTGCGCCGGGATTAATTCAGTCCGAAATGTTTTTCGAGGGTAAAACGGCAGCACAAATTGCACAAATGGAAAAACTATCACCATTAGAACGTTTCGGTAGTGTTGATGAGGTTGCCGATGCTGTAGCTTATCTTGTGAGTGAAGATGCAGGTTGGGTAAACGGACTGCTAATTAGGGTTAATGGTGGGGTTGCTTAA
- a CDS encoding ATP-grasp domain-containing protein: MRPFIIAHQQPEKLRSFLQELEIRVIPYQTSNQLKHHFCIEEKAPRFGVFYNLMGLSAYLHHGMHSVFYMFGYLRHLEEHGVRVINGSRAFSHDVSQALQLILLQQLGIKHLKTHVINHVSELKAACDGLRFPIVIKPNVDGNNTLAQYFNSTDEINDAVINNRIDLGADHSALVQEFIEPAGGYITRVETIGGKYLYATKNHIHKSETETCTPSASIIRCVETIVQNAGIDVGGVEYIIDERTEEVLYTAVNTTSNFVNNAENGPGFNPTEKLIDFLEHEMVRLTDDVAVV, translated from the coding sequence ATGCGGCCCTTCATTATAGCTCACCAGCAACCCGAAAAGCTCCGGTCATTTCTGCAAGAACTGGAAATACGAGTGATACCTTACCAAACCAGTAACCAGCTTAAACATCATTTTTGTATTGAAGAAAAGGCGCCCCGCTTCGGTGTATTTTATAACCTGATGGGGCTCTCTGCTTACCTGCACCACGGCATGCATAGCGTATTCTATATGTTTGGCTATTTAAGGCACCTGGAAGAGCATGGCGTGCGGGTTATTAATGGTTCGAGGGCCTTCTCGCACGATGTATCTCAGGCACTTCAATTAATTTTATTGCAGCAACTGGGCATAAAACACCTTAAAACGCATGTAATAAACCATGTATCTGAATTGAAGGCAGCTTGCGATGGGTTGCGTTTCCCCATCGTAATTAAACCTAATGTGGATGGCAACAATACTCTGGCCCAATATTTTAATTCGACCGATGAAATAAACGATGCCGTTATTAATAACCGCATTGACCTTGGTGCCGACCATAGCGCCCTAGTGCAGGAATTTATTGAACCCGCCGGTGGTTATATTACCCGGGTAGAAACCATTGGCGGCAAATATTTATACGCCACAAAAAATCATATTCATAAGTCGGAAACGGAAACCTGCACACCATCGGCGAGCATCATCAGGTGTGTGGAAACCATTGTGCAAAATGCAGGCATTGATGTTGGCGGTGTAGAATATATTATTGACGAACGCACCGAAGAAGTGCTTTACACCGCAGTAAATACAACATCGAACTTTGTTAATAATGCAGAGAATGGTCCCGGCTTTAACCCAACTGAAAAATTAATTGATTTCCTGGAACACGAAATGGTGAGACTGACGGATGATGTTGCGGTGGTGTGA
- a CDS encoding TonB-dependent receptor, whose protein sequence is MKKIYLSLLYLLFSCTLLMAQSTKPISVDFKQATIDEVAADLQAKTGLHFYYDAAQFDSLRVTLQLADKPLATILTLAFANTNYHFAISNEHDVFLTRERQLQPQLAAGFYNKATTANGGAAAVAITDYTADIAEKKVTEATTENKLYEVGIKTNNIKGGSVTLAGYIRDIKTGEAVIGASVMIAGSKNGIATNQFGYYSIVLPRGRNIINIKALGMSDTHRQVVMYSNGSLNIDVREQVTTLKEVKVSADKVANVRSVELGATRLDIKSIKQVPAVFGEADVLRIVLTLPGVTSVGEATTGFNVRGGAADQNLILLNESTVYNPAHFFGFFSAFNPDIVKDIELYKSSIPENYGGRLSSVLQVTDREGNKKKFTGSAGIGLLTSRLNVEGPIDKDKTSFIFGGRTTYSDWLLHLLPDAYKHSSASFYDLNLGISHQIDEKNNLYFTGYMSHDAFKLNSDTTYSYSNKNAAIKWKHTYSNKLFSLISTGVDDYQYSVSSDANPVDGYKLNFDIRQIYLKTDFTYYLSRKHTLDFGLSSLLYHVEGGNYTPEGSGSLVVPQMLEPEHALESALYLGDKFDVTNRLSFTAGIRYSLYNYLGPHTVYDYAPGQPKTENTLIDSTAYGKGKNIKTYGGPEIRLSGRYNFTDDFSVKAGYNTLRQYIHLLSNTTAISPTDVYKLSDPNIKPQYGDQVSLGLYKNFKSNTIETSVEVYYKRLRDYLDYKSGAVLVMNPHIETDVLNTQGKAYGIEFLIRKNVGKLNGWTSYTYSRTFLRQDDPNAGELINEGNYYPANYDKPHNFNFTGNYRFTHRYSMSLNLVYSTGRPITLPIAKYEYAGAERVYYSDRNEYRIPDYFRSDFSINIEGNHRVHQLTHNSWTIGVYNLTGRKNAYSTYFTSSGGTINGYQLSIFATAIPFINYNIRF, encoded by the coding sequence ATGAAGAAAATCTACCTGTCACTTTTGTATTTATTGTTTAGCTGTACTTTATTAATGGCGCAAAGTACAAAACCAATCAGTGTTGATTTTAAACAGGCAACTATTGATGAAGTAGCGGCCGATCTGCAAGCAAAAACCGGCCTTCATTTTTATTACGATGCCGCCCAGTTTGATAGCCTGCGCGTTACCCTGCAACTAGCAGATAAACCACTGGCTACCATTCTTACCCTGGCATTTGCCAATACCAATTATCATTTTGCTATCAGTAATGAGCACGACGTTTTCCTGACCCGCGAGCGCCAGCTACAGCCACAGCTTGCCGCAGGATTTTATAACAAAGCCACAACAGCAAACGGAGGTGCGGCAGCTGTGGCTATAACCGATTATACCGCAGATATTGCTGAGAAAAAAGTTACCGAGGCTACAACAGAAAACAAGCTTTACGAGGTTGGTATAAAAACCAATAATATCAAAGGTGGCAGTGTTACCCTGGCGGGCTATATCCGTGATATTAAAACCGGTGAGGCCGTTATTGGTGCGAGTGTGATGATAGCAGGTTCTAAGAATGGGATCGCTACCAACCAGTTTGGCTATTATTCTATTGTATTGCCACGGGGCCGCAATATCATTAATATTAAAGCTTTGGGCATGAGCGATACGCACCGCCAGGTTGTAATGTACTCTAACGGAAGCCTTAATATTGATGTGCGCGAGCAGGTTACCACGCTGAAAGAAGTGAAAGTATCTGCCGATAAAGTAGCTAACGTGCGCAGCGTTGAACTGGGTGCTACCCGGCTCGATATAAAAAGTATTAAGCAAGTACCCGCCGTTTTTGGCGAGGCTGACGTGCTGCGGATTGTGTTAACATTACCGGGAGTAACCTCGGTAGGCGAGGCTACCACAGGTTTTAACGTACGCGGCGGCGCGGCCGATCAGAATTTGATTTTGCTGAACGAATCGACCGTTTATAACCCTGCTCACTTCTTCGGTTTCTTCTCGGCCTTTAACCCGGATATTGTTAAAGATATCGAACTGTACAAAAGCAGTATCCCCGAAAATTATGGAGGCCGGCTTTCGTCAGTATTACAGGTAACAGACCGCGAGGGAAATAAAAAGAAATTTACAGGTTCGGCCGGTATTGGTTTGCTCACCAGCAGGCTAAATGTGGAAGGCCCGATAGATAAGGATAAGACATCCTTTATTTTTGGAGGAAGGACTACCTATTCGGATTGGTTGCTGCATTTATTGCCTGATGCTTATAAACATAGCAGCGCATCTTTTTATGATCTTAACCTGGGCATTAGTCACCAGATTGATGAGAAAAATAACCTGTACTTTACCGGCTACATGAGCCACGATGCGTTTAAATTAAACAGCGATACCACTTATAGTTACAGTAATAAAAACGCAGCTATAAAATGGAAGCATACTTATAGTAACAAACTGTTCAGCCTTATTTCTACCGGGGTTGATGATTACCAGTACAGCGTAAGCAGCGATGCCAACCCGGTTGATGGGTATAAGTTGAACTTCGACATCAGGCAAATCTACCTTAAAACAGATTTTACCTATTACCTGAGCCGCAAACACACACTCGATTTCGGCCTAAGCTCATTGTTGTATCATGTAGAAGGCGGCAATTATACACCGGAAGGAAGCGGATCATTAGTGGTACCCCAAATGCTGGAGCCCGAGCATGCACTGGAAAGCGCCCTTTACCTCGGCGATAAATTTGATGTAACCAACAGGCTGTCTTTTACCGCAGGGATCCGTTATTCATTATATAATTATCTGGGCCCGCATACGGTTTATGATTATGCACCCGGACAGCCTAAAACAGAAAATACCTTAATTGATAGCACGGCCTACGGCAAAGGCAAAAATATCAAGACTTACGGCGGGCCCGAGATCAGGCTATCAGGCCGGTATAACTTTACCGACGATTTTTCGGTGAAGGCCGGTTATAATACCTTGCGCCAGTACATCCACCTGTTATCAAACACTACGGCTATTTCGCCAACGGATGTTTATAAACTGAGCGACCCTAACATTAAACCACAATATGGCGACCAAGTATCACTGGGTTTATACAAAAACTTTAAATCGAACACCATCGAAACTTCGGTAGAGGTTTATTATAAACGATTAAGGGATTACCTCGATTACAAGAGCGGCGCTGTATTGGTAATGAATCCGCATATTGAAACCGATGTGCTGAACACTCAGGGCAAAGCTTATGGTATAGAATTTCTGATCCGCAAAAATGTAGGTAAGCTGAACGGTTGGACCAGCTATACCTATTCACGCACCTTCCTTCGGCAGGACGATCCGAATGCAGGCGAGCTGATTAATGAGGGGAATTACTACCCGGCAAATTATGATAAGCCACACAACTTCAACTTTACCGGTAATTATCGTTTTACCCACAGGTACAGCATGTCGTTAAACCTGGTATATAGCACCGGTCGGCCAATTACGTTGCCAATTGCCAAATATGAATATGCTGGTGCCGAGCGGGTTTACTATTCCGACCGTAACGAGTACCGCATCCCAGATTATTTCCGTTCCGATTTTTCGATCAATATAGAAGGTAACCATCGCGTGCATCAGCTTACACACAACTCGTGGACTATCGGTGTTTACAACTTAACCGGCCGAAAGAATGCTTATTCAACCTATTTCACATCAAGTGGCGGCACTATCAATGGCTATCAGCTATCCATATTTGCCACAGCCATACCATTTATAAACTATAATATCAGATTTTAA
- a CDS encoding VF530 family protein — protein MMQQQANNPLHGKTLEMILNELVAHYGWPELGSRIRINCFNDDPSVKLSLKFLRKTDWARKKVEDLYVSTSF, from the coding sequence ATGATGCAACAGCAAGCCAATAATCCACTCCATGGTAAAACTTTAGAAATGATTTTAAATGAATTGGTAGCCCATTATGGCTGGCCTGAGTTGGGATCCCGCATCCGCATCAATTGTTTTAATGACGATCCGAGCGTTAAATTGAGCCTGAAGTTTCTCCGCAAAACAGATTGGGCAAGAAAAAAGGTGGAAGACCTTTACGTTTCCACCTCGTTTTAA
- the ruvC gene encoding crossover junction endodeoxyribonuclease RuvC, which produces MGLPGSKERIILGIDPGTQVMGYGVVKELGSKTEMISLGIVKIPAGDDHMIKLQRIFEKTVELINMYHPDCLAIEAPFYGKNIQVMLKLGRAQGVCIAAALSRNIPVNEYSPRKIKQAITGNGNATKEQVAAMLQQLLQFKETPEFLDATDGLAVAVCHSFQKITTGRGSKISYSGWESFAKENKSRVNAPIKFKK; this is translated from the coding sequence ATGGGATTGCCAGGCAGCAAAGAGCGCATTATTTTAGGGATTGACCCCGGTACACAGGTTATGGGTTATGGGGTGGTTAAGGAGCTGGGCTCTAAAACCGAAATGATAAGCCTCGGCATTGTGAAAATACCGGCGGGCGATGACCACATGATTAAGCTGCAGCGCATTTTCGAAAAAACGGTTGAACTAATCAACATGTATCATCCTGATTGCCTGGCCATTGAAGCTCCTTTTTACGGCAAAAACATCCAGGTAATGTTAAAATTGGGCCGGGCGCAGGGGGTTTGTATAGCGGCGGCGTTATCTCGCAATATCCCGGTGAATGAGTATTCGCCGCGGAAAATTAAGCAGGCTATAACCGGCAATGGTAATGCCACCAAAGAGCAGGTAGCCGCTATGCTACAGCAATTACTTCAATTTAAAGAAACGCCTGAGTTTTTAGATGCCACCGATGGCTTGGCTGTTGCCGTTTGCCACAGCTTCCAGAAAATAACCACAGGCAGGGGTAGTAAGATCAGCTATTCGGGTTGGGAATCGTTCGCGAAAGAGAATAAATCACGGGTAAACGCGCCGATTAAGTTTAAGAAGTAA
- a CDS encoding DUF92 domain-containing protein has protein sequence MPIQNYAVYTFLIAGMLLSIYFKKLTIPAAITGGITGLLIYQGAGLTGIAMLTLFFILGSGATGWQIRSKQQIGAAEKDKGRRTAGQVIANGGVAALIGAIIWRMPEAAVSHRIMMAGSLAAATADTLASELGTVYGKRFYNIITFKKDQRGLDGVVSLEGTLIGIIGAALIALVYSIGFGWGISFLWIMIGGAIGNLADSVLGATLERKNLIGNNVVNFLNTLIGAVVCLLLWKMM, from the coding sequence ATGCCCATTCAAAATTACGCCGTGTATACTTTTCTGATAGCTGGAATGCTATTGAGCATATATTTTAAAAAGCTCACCATACCAGCAGCCATAACCGGTGGAATAACCGGTCTGCTTATTTACCAGGGCGCAGGATTAACCGGCATAGCCATGCTTACACTATTCTTTATATTAGGATCGGGCGCTACCGGCTGGCAAATACGCAGCAAACAACAAATTGGCGCTGCCGAGAAAGACAAAGGCCGCAGAACCGCCGGACAGGTTATTGCCAACGGAGGTGTAGCTGCACTCATTGGCGCTATTATCTGGCGTATGCCAGAAGCTGCAGTCAGCCACCGCATTATGATGGCCGGCAGTTTAGCCGCCGCAACTGCAGATACTTTGGCTTCTGAGTTGGGTACTGTTTACGGCAAACGGTTTTACAACATTATTACTTTTAAGAAAGACCAGCGCGGGCTGGACGGCGTTGTAAGTTTGGAAGGCACCTTAATAGGTATTATTGGTGCAGCACTAATTGCCTTAGTTTATTCTATCGGCTTTGGGTGGGGTATTAGTTTTTTGTGGATTATGATTGGCGGCGCCATTGGCAACCTGGCCGATTCTGTTTTAGGTGCAACGTTGGAACGCAAAAATTTGATAGGTAATAATGTAGTTAATTTTTTAAATACCTTGATTGGTGCTGTGGTGTGTTTATTGTTGTGGAAGATGATGTAA
- a CDS encoding class I SAM-dependent methyltransferase — MSDILGQALHGYHHQKAKHKLWIHNQYGPKEEMPIAIYFREEDDMPDLEWLAVEQCRGKVLDIGGGAGSHALLLQEEDIDVTAIDISPLSVEVMKTRGVKQALVADIYTYNQGKYDTLLLLMNGIGLAGNIEGLKRLLAHLKTLMNEDAQLLFDSSDITYLYEGNLPAEGYYGEITYQYEYNQQKTDWFNWLYIDEHTMQAIAEEMGFTMEVLIEDEHGQYLARLTVN, encoded by the coding sequence ATGAGCGACATTTTAGGCCAGGCACTGCACGGCTACCATCATCAAAAAGCTAAACATAAACTTTGGATCCACAACCAATACGGCCCCAAAGAGGAAATGCCCATTGCTATCTATTTTAGGGAAGAAGATGACATGCCCGATTTAGAATGGCTTGCCGTTGAGCAATGCCGCGGCAAGGTGCTCGATATTGGCGGCGGTGCCGGGAGCCACGCCTTGTTGCTGCAGGAAGAAGATATTGATGTAACTGCGATAGATATTTCACCGCTTTCGGTAGAAGTAATGAAGACCCGCGGCGTAAAACAAGCCCTCGTAGCAGATATTTATACCTATAACCAGGGTAAATACGACACGTTGTTATTGTTGATGAATGGTATCGGCCTGGCTGGGAACATCGAAGGTCTGAAACGCTTACTTGCACACCTTAAAACCCTGATGAACGAAGATGCCCAGCTGCTATTCGATTCGTCCGACATTACCTATTTATATGAAGGCAACCTGCCCGCAGAAGGTTACTATGGCGAAATAACTTATCAATACGAATACAATCAACAAAAAACAGATTGGTTTAATTGGCTTTATATAGACGAGCACACCATGCAGGCTATTGCCGAAGAAATGGGTTTTACCATGGAGGTGTTAATTGAAGATGAGCACGGACAGTATTTGGCGAGGCTGACGGTTAATTAA
- a CDS encoding helix-turn-helix domain-containing protein — translation MAPVLQHTRPEEITRDFLYEVDKHLQDIVTGKAIEMYEIETFADLLHIHPTHVSNTIKQYTGKSPCHFYQEKIMEVAKQLLTTTDQSIRDIAFLMTYDPSNFSKVFKRFVGVTPKQYRTANT, via the coding sequence ATGGCACCTGTTCTGCAACATACCCGTCCCGAAGAAATCACCCGTGATTTTTTGTACGAAGTGGATAAACACCTGCAGGATATTGTTACGGGTAAGGCAATCGAAATGTATGAGATAGAAACCTTTGCCGATTTGCTGCATATACACCCTACTCATGTGAGCAATACCATTAAACAATATACAGGTAAATCGCCCTGCCACTTCTATCAGGAAAAAATTATGGAAGTGGCAAAGCAGTTGTTGACTACTACAGATCAATCGATCAGGGATATTGCTTTTTTGATGACTTACGATCCGTCAAACTTTAGCAAAGTATTTAAACGTTTTGTTGGCGTTACGCCTAAGCAGTACAGGACTGCAAATACTTAA
- a CDS encoding DEAD/DEAH box helicase — MAWLDKLKLKKGLIQSLNEVGFVAPKEIQQKTLARIMGGQDVIGVGPEGCGKTTTYILAALNKFNYTPDGVPRVLILVPDKEKVEEVIAQINQINKNKSLRIVALFATPGIEAQMDAMAEGADIVVATPDRARAIYLKLGLDVNKIELLIIDDAELVVKQGLQLPVVELANSIPKCQHLVFTEVIHDRLNKMTAPFMKQPAIVEVEEVGEPLFDTHPQLLYLVPNFGTKVNLLNLFMQDEDLFTKIVLFVNTRPTAEKLYKSLHDRKTTVGLLNPWFFEMNGFESIYDFKSVDTRVLIVVNDAEQKLDLDDIPFLIHFELPVEKETYIDRMINDSPEVEDEIMAITFATDLELTAVKKIEQATGQKIPLADLPENLIIEKERKSGDAAEKKAAKAKADEDAPGAAFHEKKASNAKTYNYRAGLKAKMNNKKKHS, encoded by the coding sequence ATGGCGTGGTTAGATAAATTGAAGCTGAAAAAAGGATTAATACAATCATTAAACGAAGTAGGTTTCGTAGCTCCTAAAGAAATACAACAAAAAACACTGGCCCGCATTATGGGCGGGCAGGATGTAATTGGCGTTGGCCCCGAAGGATGCGGAAAAACCACCACCTATATACTGGCTGCACTCAATAAGTTTAATTATACGCCCGATGGCGTACCGAGAGTTTTGATTTTGGTGCCCGATAAAGAAAAGGTTGAAGAGGTTATTGCCCAGATCAATCAGATCAATAAAAACAAATCGCTCAGGATAGTCGCCCTGTTTGCAACTCCGGGTATAGAAGCCCAGATGGATGCCATGGCCGAAGGGGCCGATATTGTAGTGGCAACACCCGATCGTGCACGTGCCATTTACCTAAAGTTGGGGCTCGATGTAAATAAGATAGAACTACTGATTATCGATGATGCCGAACTTGTTGTTAAGCAGGGCCTGCAATTGCCGGTGGTTGAACTGGCAAACAGTATCCCTAAATGCCAGCATCTTGTTTTTACAGAGGTAATCCATGATCGTTTAAACAAAATGACTGCGCCTTTTATGAAACAGCCCGCCATTGTTGAGGTTGAAGAAGTAGGAGAGCCCCTGTTTGATACGCATCCGCAGCTGTTATACCTGGTACCCAACTTCGGCACCAAAGTAAACTTGCTCAACCTGTTTATGCAGGATGAAGACCTGTTTACCAAAATAGTGCTGTTTGTAAATACCCGCCCAACAGCCGAGAAATTATACAAAAGCCTGCACGACCGTAAAACTACAGTTGGTTTATTAAATCCGTGGTTTTTCGAGATGAATGGTTTTGAATCAATCTATGATTTCAAGAGTGTTGATACCCGGGTGTTAATTGTGGTGAATGATGCAGAACAGAAACTCGATCTGGATGATATTCCCTTCCTGATCCATTTTGAACTGCCGGTTGAAAAGGAAACTTACATCGATCGTATGATCAATGATTCGCCCGAGGTTGAAGATGAAATCATGGCCATTACCTTCGCGACTGATCTGGAATTAACGGCAGTTAAAAAGATCGAGCAAGCCACTGGTCAGAAGATCCCTTTGGCAGACCTGCCCGAAAACCTGATTATCGAAAAAGAACGAAAAAGCGGAGACGCTGCCGAAAAGAAAGCAGCCAAAGCTAAAGCCGATGAAGATGCCCCGGGCGCAGCCTTTCACGAAAAGAAAGCCAGCAATGCTAAAACCTATAACTACCGTGCAGGCTTAAAGGCTAAAATGAATAATAAGAAAAAGCATTCGTAG
- the dinB gene encoding DNA polymerase IV has translation MTEQPEHTTHRKIIHIDMDAFYASVEQRDNPELRGKALVVGGSPDGRGVVATASYEARKYGIHSAMSARVAKKLCPHAIFVRPRFAEYKEVSRHIREIFSRYTDLIEPLSLDEAYLDVTEDKLNIGSAIEIAQQIKQAIKDELNLTASAGVSINKFVAKIASDINKPDGLKFIGPSSIESFMEKLPVEKFHGVGKVTAQKMKGMNLHTGFDLKQLSEAEMTRHFGKAGRFYYQIVRGIDNRPVQPHRETKSMGAEDTFAYDLADIDEMHAELDKLAIKVVERLQRYELKGRTITLKIKYSDFKQITRNQSFTTPIADLETIVQTVKQLLAQTDQDKKIRLLGISLSNFNEVSPAFKENNGQLRLF, from the coding sequence ATGACCGAGCAACCCGAACATACCACCCACCGCAAAATCATCCACATTGATATGGATGCATTTTATGCTTCGGTTGAGCAACGGGATAATCCTGAATTGCGCGGCAAGGCTTTGGTTGTTGGCGGTTCGCCGGATGGGCGGGGTGTTGTGGCTACTGCCAGTTACGAGGCGCGGAAGTATGGGATCCACTCTGCCATGTCGGCGAGAGTGGCTAAGAAACTTTGTCCCCACGCCATATTTGTAAGGCCGAGGTTTGCAGAGTATAAAGAAGTATCACGCCACATCCGCGAAATATTTTCGAGGTATACCGATCTGATTGAACCACTTTCATTGGATGAGGCTTATCTGGATGTTACGGAGGATAAACTAAACATTGGTTCGGCGATTGAAATTGCCCAGCAAATTAAACAGGCCATTAAAGATGAGTTAAACCTTACCGCATCGGCAGGGGTATCTATCAATAAGTTTGTGGCCAAAATTGCCTCGGATATTAATAAGCCTGATGGGCTGAAGTTTATCGGCCCCTCCTCTATCGAAAGTTTTATGGAGAAACTGCCGGTAGAGAAATTTCATGGCGTTGGTAAAGTAACCGCGCAAAAAATGAAAGGCATGAACCTGCACACGGGTTTTGACCTGAAACAATTAAGCGAGGCTGAGATGACACGCCACTTTGGCAAAGCCGGACGATTCTATTATCAAATAGTGCGTGGTATTGATAACCGCCCTGTGCAACCACACCGCGAAACCAAATCGATGGGTGCCGAAGATACCTTTGCTTATGACCTTGCCGACATTGATGAAATGCACGCCGAACTGGATAAACTGGCTATTAAAGTAGTCGAGCGCCTGCAGCGCTATGAATTGAAAGGCCGAACCATTACGCTCAAAATTAAATACAGCGATTTTAAACAGATCACCCGCAACCAATCATTCACTACCCCAATTGCTGACCTGGAAACGATTGTGCAAACTGTCAAACAACTGCTGGCACAGACAGATCAAGATAAGAAGATCCGCCTGTTGGGGATTTCCTTATCTAACTTTAATGAGGTATCGCCTGCATTTAAGGAGAATAACGGGCAGTTAAGGTTGTTTTAA
- a CDS encoding DUF4249 domain-containing protein: protein MKNCWKILFVLLITSAIGACKKPYSPTIITQAPNYLVVEGFINNGDSTTIKLSRTVQLSDTAKSKPELGAVILVEDNLNNHYQLAEIGNGVYKSAVINLSNAQTCRLHIITTDKKEYASDMVEIDKTPPIDTITHAVINNGIQMMVSTHDAANKVKYFRWDFTETWEYGSYYNSRYKYVNGAITYMTPDDYDNICWINGNGNQILVGSAENLSQSVINNQIITFVDESTGKLALGYSILIKQYALTKEAFEYWQKLKKNTEQLGSIFDAQPSDLKGNLHNLNDANEPVMGYISASNTTNKRFIIGHNSIPLYTPNYYPPPNEYGCVVGHLPFDPADTYNDRLNRLYTQTDSIIYTTYGSGPVTLGYQYAYGGCVDCRLKIQGGYNKKPAYWPDVLP from the coding sequence ATGAAAAATTGCTGGAAGATATTATTTGTACTACTTATAACAAGTGCGATAGGGGCTTGTAAAAAACCATATTCGCCCACTATTATAACCCAGGCACCTAATTACCTGGTGGTAGAAGGCTTTATTAACAATGGCGACTCAACTACGATTAAGTTAAGCCGCACCGTACAACTCTCTGACACGGCCAAATCAAAGCCCGAGCTTGGGGCTGTTATTTTAGTAGAAGATAATTTAAATAATCACTACCAGCTTGCAGAGATAGGCAATGGGGTGTATAAAAGCGCTGTTATTAATTTAAGTAATGCACAAACCTGTAGGCTGCATATTATTACGACAGATAAAAAAGAGTATGCATCAGACATGGTGGAGATTGATAAAACCCCGCCAATTGATACCATTACGCATGCTGTTATTAACAACGGCATACAAATGATGGTATCTACCCACGATGCTGCCAATAAAGTGAAATATTTTAGGTGGGACTTTACCGAAACCTGGGAATACGGCTCATATTATAACAGCCGCTACAAATATGTAAATGGCGCTATAACTTATATGACCCCGGACGACTACGACAATATTTGCTGGATCAATGGTAACGGCAATCAGATTCTGGTGGGTTCGGCCGAGAATTTGAGCCAGTCTGTTATCAATAACCAGATCATCACTTTTGTAGATGAATCGACCGGTAAGCTTGCCCTGGGTTACAGTATATTGATAAAACAATATGCACTAACCAAAGAGGCTTTTGAGTACTGGCAAAAACTGAAAAAGAACACCGAGCAATTGGGCAGCATATTTGATGCCCAGCCAAGTGATTTAAAAGGTAACCTGCATAACCTTAACGATGCCAATGAGCCGGTAATGGGCTACATCAGCGCCTCAAACACAACTAACAAAAGGTTTATAATTGGGCATAACAGTATACCGTTATATACACCTAACTATTATCCACCGCCCAATGAATATGGTTGTGTGGTTGGCCATTTACCATTCGACCCAGCCGATACTTATAATGATCGTTTAAACAGGCTATACACACAAACCGACTCTATTATTTATACAACATATGGATCGGGGCCGGTTACGCTGGGGTATCAGTATGCTTATGGCGGTTGTGTGGATTGCCGGTTAAAAATACAAGGCGGATATAATAAAAAGCCAGCTTATTGGCCGGATGTTTTACCATAA